Proteins from a single region of Cytophagaceae bacterium:
- a CDS encoding GyrI-like domain-containing protein — protein sequence MEKIDLTKKHKDYFNAGTKPFLVEFGSYNFLQICGKGDPSSENFAADIQALYSLAYGLKPAYKPRDFVVSKLEGLWFFDEKKYPGLTVENSSILVPRSEWEYKLMIMMPDFVEKNNVEKYKEWISQKKGIERVKAIEFVTINEGLCVQMMHIGPFSTEPESFKLIQDFCKKENLGKNGLHHEIYLSDFRKTAPEKLKTILREPVKRLTI from the coding sequence ATGGAAAAGATAGATCTTACAAAAAAACACAAAGATTACTTCAATGCGGGCACCAAACCTTTCCTGGTTGAGTTTGGCTCATACAATTTTCTTCAAATCTGTGGCAAAGGCGATCCCTCATCTGAAAATTTTGCTGCTGACATTCAGGCTCTTTACAGTTTGGCCTATGGATTAAAACCGGCATATAAACCCCGCGATTTTGTAGTTTCCAAACTGGAAGGGTTATGGTTTTTTGATGAAAAAAAATATCCCGGACTCACTGTCGAAAACTCTTCGATACTAGTTCCCCGGTCGGAATGGGAGTATAAACTTATGATTATGATGCCCGATTTTGTAGAAAAAAATAATGTGGAAAAATACAAAGAATGGATAAGCCAGAAGAAAGGAATCGAAAGGGTCAAAGCCATTGAATTTGTGACCATAAATGAAGGTTTGTGTGTGCAAATGATGCACATAGGTCCTTTTTCAACCGAACCCGAAAGTTTTAAACTCATTCAGGATTTTTGTAAAAAAGAAAATTTGGGCAAGAATGGCCTGCATCATGAAATCTACCTTTCAGATTTCAGGAAAACGGCTCCTGAAAAACTAAAAACAATATTGCGAGAACCGGTCAAGCGATTGACGATTTAA
- a CDS encoding DinB family protein, with protein MMTFIEAFKKELAQEGVQTRRMLEIIPADKMDWRPHPKSMDIRTLATHLAEIPDMITNGLLHPKWDFAEGGWQPQKFDTAEEMVARFDECLSQATDALNASTDDILQEKWLLCSGDQIFMELERWETFRHAMGQNAHHRAQLQVCLRLLNIPVPGPYGPSADEMGE; from the coding sequence ATGATGACATTTATTGAAGCTTTTAAGAAAGAGTTGGCACAGGAAGGTGTACAAACCCGCCGAATGCTGGAAATAATCCCTGCCGACAAAATGGACTGGCGACCACACCCAAAAAGCATGGATATCAGAACTTTGGCTACTCACCTGGCCGAAATTCCGGATATGATTACCAACGGTCTTTTGCATCCAAAATGGGACTTTGCCGAAGGCGGCTGGCAACCTCAAAAATTTGATACGGCCGAAGAGATGGTGGCCCGCTTTGATGAGTGCCTTTCCCAAGCTACTGATGCCCTCAATGCCTCCACAGATGATATCCTGCAAGAAAAATGGTTACTTTGCTCCGGTGACCAAATCTTCATGGAACTCGAACGCTGGGAAACATTCCGCCATGCCATGGGTCAAAATGCCCACCATCGTGCCCAGTTGCAGGTTTGCCTTAGACTTCTGAATATTCCGGTGCCGGGTCCTTATGGTCCTAGTGCCGACGAAATGGGGGAATGA
- the xylA gene encoding xylose isomerase, producing MSSLKVTLGEKEYFPFIKEAIKFEGKESDNPFAFKYYDANKVVAGKTMAEHMRFAISYWHTFCGTGGDPFGPGTKNFPWDSNANKLQAAHEKMDAAFEFFTKLGTKFWCFHDVDMSPEGSSLAEYESNLAKMVEYAQAKQKASGAQLLWGTANLFSNPRYMNGASTNPNFEVVAHAGLQVKNCIDATIALGGEGYTFWGGREGYMSLLNTKTQKELDHLGQFLRTASEYGRKQGFKGTYYIEPKPAEPSKHQYDFDAQTVIGFLRAQGLDKDFGLNIEVNHATLAGHTFAHELQMAADAGMLSSIDANRGDYQNGWDTDQFPVDVYELTEAMLVILENGGFKTGGINFDAKTRRNSTDLEDIFIAHIGGMDVFARALLAADAILTKSKYTQLRDERYASFNTGNGAKFEKGELSLEDLAKIAKEVGEPAQISGKQELFEMIINQYI from the coding sequence ATGTCTAGTCTAAAGGTAACTCTGGGTGAAAAGGAGTACTTCCCATTTATAAAAGAAGCAATCAAATTTGAAGGAAAAGAATCAGATAATCCTTTTGCATTTAAATATTATGACGCAAATAAAGTAGTTGCCGGAAAAACTATGGCCGAGCACATGAGATTTGCTATTTCTTACTGGCATACATTCTGTGGTACTGGTGGCGATCCTTTTGGACCAGGTACAAAGAATTTCCCTTGGGATAGCAATGCCAACAAATTGCAGGCAGCTCATGAAAAAATGGATGCCGCATTTGAGTTTTTTACAAAATTAGGTACAAAATTCTGGTGTTTCCATGATGTAGATATGTCTCCTGAAGGAAGTTCATTAGCAGAATATGAATCAAATCTGGCCAAAATGGTGGAATACGCCCAGGCCAAACAAAAAGCTTCCGGAGCTCAGTTGCTTTGGGGTACAGCAAACCTATTTTCAAACCCTCGTTATATGAACGGGGCCTCAACCAACCCCAACTTTGAAGTAGTGGCTCATGCCGGATTACAGGTTAAAAACTGTATCGACGCTACAATCGCTTTGGGTGGCGAAGGTTACACTTTCTGGGGAGGTAGAGAAGGCTACATGTCGCTTCTGAATACCAAAACCCAAAAAGAACTTGACCATTTGGGACAGTTTCTAAGAACTGCCTCTGAATATGGCCGCAAACAAGGTTTCAAAGGCACTTATTATATTGAGCCTAAGCCTGCCGAGCCTTCAAAACATCAGTATGATTTTGATGCTCAGACAGTTATCGGATTTTTAAGAGCTCAAGGTTTGGATAAAGATTTCGGTCTGAATATCGAAGTTAACCACGCTACATTGGCTGGTCATACATTTGCTCACGAACTGCAAATGGCAGCTGATGCTGGTATGCTTTCATCCATTGATGCCAACCGCGGTGATTACCAAAACGGATGGGATACTGACCAGTTTCCGGTTGATGTTTACGAATTGACCGAGGCCATGTTGGTGATTCTTGAAAACGGTGGTTTCAAAACAGGTGGTATCAACTTTGACGCAAAAACCCGTCGTAATTCAACAGATTTGGAAGATATATTCATCGCACATATTGGTGGTATGGATGTTTTTGCAAGAGCCCTTTTGGCTGCCGATGCTATTTTGACCAAATCAAAATATACCCAACTTCGTGACGAGCGTTATGCTTCGTTTAATACCGGTAACGGTGCTAAGTTTGAAAAAGGTGAATTGAGCCTTGAAGATCTTGCCAAAATTGCCAAAGAAGTTGGTGAACCCGCTCAAATCAGCGGCAAACAAGAGCTGTTTGAAATGATTATTAACCAGTATATTTAA
- the recQ gene encoding DNA helicase RecQ yields MNKNSILKKYFGYNEFRPLQSEIIEEVLNKRDALVIMPTGGGKSICYQIPAIMQPGLTLVVSPLIALMKDQVEGLKANGVQAAFLNSSLAPEEQDRVQWAAKLGELKLLYIAPERIFSGNTLPFLQELGLSLIAVDEAHCISSWGHDFRPEYRQLSVLRDYFPGVPVLALTATADKVTRRDICKQLNIDEENIYISSFDRPNLSLEVLPGRQRIKQIQQIISKMPNTSGIIYCLSRKSTENVAEDLNSLGFKAKAYHAGMDAAKRSKVQEMFITEEVPIIVATIAFGMGIDKSNVRWIIHYNMPGNVEGFYQEIGRAGRDGLPTKTILFYSFADVIQRNRMIQDSEMPDEQKELMNAKLERMRQYAEANICRRRILISYFNEDIGKNCGNCDVCKNPRRQFDATVIAQKALSAIVRTNEKVALTNLVDILRGSRNQTIMKAGFDQIPTFGVGKDLRSEVWYDYILQLLNYGAFDIAYDEGHVFKLNEVSWQILKGHRKVEISEYISPAERQAEQEEEKLKASPRKSDIIRNELFEKLRILRKQIADAMGVPPYVVFNDATLSEMAQKKPISEAQFKAVSGVGQEKFRRYGEVFIKEILEFIKSKSDEKISLPKGLTYEVTYELFKEGMSIEEIAQQRGFTAGTIASHLIKMKENGADIDLSKLIDSWDLNAIVDAAKELKYLFGEPLKPIFEHFEGNVDYGKIRLALAIWQSDMD; encoded by the coding sequence ATGAACAAAAATTCCATACTAAAAAAGTATTTCGGATACAATGAATTCAGACCTCTGCAATCTGAAATCATCGAAGAAGTATTAAATAAAAGAGACGCACTGGTGATTATGCCGACCGGAGGTGGAAAATCCATTTGTTATCAGATTCCGGCTATAATGCAGCCTGGTTTGACTTTGGTGGTCAGCCCATTGATAGCTTTGATGAAAGATCAGGTGGAAGGATTGAAAGCCAATGGTGTGCAAGCTGCATTTCTCAACAGCAGCTTGGCTCCCGAAGAGCAGGATCGGGTACAGTGGGCGGCAAAATTGGGTGAATTGAAATTGCTCTACATTGCACCGGAAAGGATTTTTTCGGGAAATACGCTTCCGTTTTTACAGGAACTGGGCCTGAGCCTGATTGCCGTTGACGAAGCCCACTGTATTTCAAGCTGGGGGCATGATTTCCGACCCGAATATCGCCAACTTTCTGTGCTGAGAGATTATTTCCCTGGTGTACCCGTGTTGGCATTGACCGCCACAGCAGATAAAGTAACACGTCGGGATATCTGTAAACAGCTCAACATTGATGAAGAAAATATCTATATAAGCAGTTTTGACAGGCCTAATCTGAGCCTCGAAGTATTGCCCGGCCGTCAACGTATCAAACAGATTCAGCAGATTATCAGTAAAATGCCCAATACTTCAGGCATTATTTATTGTTTGAGCCGGAAATCAACTGAAAATGTTGCCGAAGACTTAAATTCCCTGGGTTTTAAAGCCAAAGCCTACCATGCCGGAATGGATGCAGCCAAACGCTCAAAAGTGCAGGAGATGTTTATCACTGAGGAAGTGCCCATTATTGTGGCCACCATCGCTTTCGGTATGGGCATTGACAAATCCAATGTGCGGTGGATTATTCATTACAATATGCCTGGAAATGTGGAAGGTTTTTATCAGGAAATCGGTAGGGCCGGAAGAGATGGACTTCCCACTAAGACCATTCTTTTTTACAGTTTTGCCGATGTAATCCAGCGTAACCGCATGATTCAGGACTCCGAAATGCCTGATGAGCAAAAAGAACTCATGAATGCAAAACTTGAGCGGATGCGGCAATATGCCGAAGCCAATATTTGCAGGAGGAGGATATTAATCAGCTATTTCAATGAAGATATAGGGAAAAACTGCGGGAATTGTGATGTATGCAAAAATCCCCGCCGCCAGTTTGATGCCACCGTGATTGCACAAAAAGCACTCTCGGCCATAGTTAGAACAAATGAGAAAGTTGCCCTGACTAATCTTGTGGATATATTGCGTGGCAGTAGAAACCAAACCATCATGAAAGCCGGCTTTGACCAGATTCCGACTTTTGGAGTAGGGAAGGACCTGAGGTCAGAAGTGTGGTATGATTATATTTTGCAATTGCTCAACTATGGAGCTTTTGATATCGCTTATGACGAAGGGCACGTCTTTAAACTCAATGAAGTGAGCTGGCAGATTTTGAAGGGTCATAGAAAAGTGGAGATTTCGGAATATATATCACCTGCTGAGCGTCAGGCAGAGCAGGAAGAAGAAAAACTAAAAGCCAGCCCGCGGAAATCGGATATTATCAGAAATGAGCTGTTTGAAAAACTCAGAATTTTGAGAAAACAAATTGCAGATGCCATGGGAGTGCCTCCTTATGTGGTATTTAACGATGCTACGCTATCAGAAATGGCCCAGAAAAAGCCCATCAGCGAGGCTCAGTTTAAGGCGGTGTCAGGTGTAGGTCAGGAGAAATTCCGGAGGTACGGAGAGGTGTTTATCAAGGAGATTCTGGAATTTATTAAATCAAAATCTGATGAAAAAATAAGCTTACCTAAAGGCCTGACTTATGAGGTCACATATGAGCTTTTCAAAGAGGGCATGAGCATTGAAGAGATAGCCCAGCAACGGGGTTTTACGGCCGGAACCATAGCTTCACATTTGATAAAAATGAAAGAAAATGGGGCTGATATTGATCTGTCAAAATTGATAGATTCCTGGGATCTAAATGCCATAGTAGATGCTGCCAAAGAGTTAAAATATCTGTTTGGAGAACCTTTGAAGCCCATATTTGAGCATTTTGAAGGTAATGTCGATTACGGCAAAATCAGACTGGCTCTCGCGATTTGGCAATCTGATATGGATTAG
- a CDS encoding DUF1905 domain-containing protein, whose protein sequence is MAENLIITEREYVIEKFPGKGGWTYIKLEVILNKEYSKGGWTKIRGKIDNEIIEGYKIAPMGQGISMLPLKADLRKKLNKGQGDKVFARLEYDLSTYMVPDEIMECLEHFPEARKFFLSMTESNQRYFVDWIAEAKNDETKVNRINKVIDRLLEGKRMYDL, encoded by the coding sequence ATGGCTGAAAATCTAATAATTACTGAAAGAGAATATGTTATTGAAAAGTTTCCGGGTAAAGGTGGCTGGACTTATATCAAATTAGAAGTAATTCTAAATAAGGAATATTCAAAAGGAGGTTGGACCAAAATCCGCGGAAAAATAGACAATGAGATCATCGAAGGATACAAAATAGCACCTATGGGGCAGGGCATTTCGATGTTGCCACTTAAAGCCGACCTCAGAAAAAAGTTGAACAAAGGCCAAGGAGATAAAGTTTTCGCCCGGTTGGAATATGATTTAAGCACTTACATGGTGCCCGATGAAATCATGGAATGCCTGGAGCATTTTCCTGAGGCCAGAAAATTCTTTTTATCTATGACCGAATCAAACCAGCGGTATTTTGTGGATTGGATTGCAGAGGCTAAAAACGATGAAACCAAAGTCAATAGAATAAATAAAGTAATCGACAGACTTTTGGAAGGAAAAAGGATGTATGATTTATAA
- a CDS encoding DUF2490 domain-containing protein: protein MKKIIVAFFIFSAFQSVAQDGVGLRSGITVEKKITKKFSVGVTAQARFNGDISYLQTYLFEAGAGYKLPLGFDISAYYRNANRRKDETKEYKMRHRFYVDLGYGKKLGFVKLENRLRYQHQYKDNDGVTEFDASYFRDKIEVSFPNKSKFTPYISNDFFINTSTGFDQIRPKVGVGYKFNKKHALDLGAFKDFDVVGTEKYSPVLVVNYKFKF from the coding sequence ATGAAAAAAATAATAGTTGCATTTTTTATCTTCTCAGCTTTTCAGTCAGTGGCACAGGACGGCGTAGGTTTGAGGTCGGGAATAACGGTAGAAAAGAAAATAACTAAGAAATTTAGTGTTGGGGTTACGGCTCAGGCAAGGTTCAATGGTGATATCAGCTATTTGCAAACCTACCTATTCGAGGCTGGTGCAGGTTACAAACTGCCCCTAGGTTTTGATATTTCGGCTTATTATCGCAATGCCAACCGCCGTAAAGATGAAACCAAAGAATATAAAATGCGACACAGGTTTTATGTAGATTTGGGTTATGGCAAAAAGTTAGGGTTTGTAAAGCTAGAAAACAGGCTTCGCTACCAGCATCAATACAAAGACAACGACGGGGTTACGGAATTTGACGCCAGCTATTTCAGAGACAAAATAGAGGTGTCGTTTCCCAATAAATCTAAATTCACGCCTTACATTTCCAATGACTTTTTCATTAATACCAGCACTGGTTTTGATCAGATTAGACCTAAAGTGGGTGTAGGATATAAGTTTAACAAAAAGCATGCTCTTGATTTGGGTGCTTTCAAAGACTTTGATGTGGTTGGAACCGAAAAGTACAGTCCGGTTCTGGTAGTCAATTATAAGTTTAAGTTCTGA
- a CDS encoding YafY family transcriptional regulator → MNRLDRLSAILIQLQSKRIVKAQEIADRFEISLRTVYRDIRSLEHAGIPIMSEAGIGYWLMKEYRLPPVHFTEHEAMAFVTAEKLVLKMTDTETTKNYQSGLFKIKAVLGSEIQEKANDVGEHIAMVKNQYLPDSVPENIQLKTILDAVLNKNLIKIEYLTNAFLQVNTRTIEPVGIYAQGNYWYLVAFCQLRNDYRNFRLDRIIKSEVLKERFQQKHPALQSFIENTSSEKNLTKVVIRFDRQHFRYLGDQHYYMGFVSQKDLGEQIEITFLSGNLIGFSVWFMYLGAVADIIEPVELKELVKKNVEKVTLRLNG, encoded by the coding sequence ATGAACCGACTTGACCGTCTTTCTGCCATTCTGATTCAACTACAATCCAAAAGAATTGTAAAAGCTCAGGAAATTGCTGACCGATTTGAAATCAGTCTCAGAACCGTTTACCGTGACATCAGGTCACTTGAGCATGCCGGAATCCCGATTATGTCAGAAGCAGGTATTGGATATTGGCTCATGAAGGAGTACAGGCTTCCGCCTGTCCATTTTACTGAGCATGAAGCCATGGCTTTTGTTACTGCTGAAAAATTGGTTTTGAAAATGACTGACACTGAAACCACCAAAAATTACCAGTCGGGTCTTTTTAAAATCAAAGCGGTGCTGGGTTCAGAAATTCAGGAAAAAGCCAATGATGTAGGCGAACATATTGCAATGGTAAAAAATCAATACCTTCCTGACTCAGTTCCTGAAAACATTCAGTTGAAAACAATTCTTGATGCCGTTTTAAATAAAAATCTTATAAAAATTGAATATCTGACTAATGCTTTTTTACAGGTAAATACCAGAACTATTGAGCCTGTGGGAATTTACGCCCAGGGTAATTACTGGTATTTAGTGGCTTTTTGTCAGCTGAGAAACGATTACCGAAACTTTAGGTTGGACAGGATTATTAAAAGTGAAGTTCTAAAAGAGCGGTTTCAGCAAAAACATCCGGCGTTACAATCATTCATTGAAAATACCTCCTCAGAAAAAAATCTGACTAAAGTTGTCATCAGATTTGACCGCCAGCACTTCAGATATCTGGGTGACCAACATTATTATATGGGTTTTGTTTCACAAAAAGATCTGGGGGAACAAATAGAAATTACTTTTCTGAGTGGTAACCTTATTGGCTTTTCGGTGTGGTTTATGTATTTGGGTGCTGTGGCAGATATCATTGAACCGGTAGAACTAAAAGAACTGGTAAAAAAGAATGTAGAAAAAGTAACCCTGAGACTTAATGGCTGA
- a CDS encoding DUF1801 domain-containing protein, translating into MITRPYASNHEEFFLRAPEICLKNMRKLQAIIKEVVPEAEEVISYGIPTYLYFGVLCAIGYTKNHVAFYAMNNSGFLEFRSEMEGLDFAKNTIRFKFDEEIPEILIKKIIVARLLENETKITKKRKR; encoded by the coding sequence ATGATAACCAGGCCATACGCTTCCAATCACGAAGAATTCTTTTTGCGTGCTCCTGAAATTTGCCTAAAAAATATGAGGAAATTACAGGCAATTATCAAAGAAGTTGTGCCCGAAGCCGAAGAAGTAATAAGTTATGGAATACCCACATACCTATATTTTGGGGTACTTTGTGCGATAGGATATACGAAAAATCATGTGGCTTTTTATGCTATGAACAATTCAGGTTTTCTGGAATTCAGATCCGAAATGGAAGGTCTTGATTTTGCCAAAAACACAATCAGATTTAAATTTGATGAAGAGATTCCCGAAATATTAATTAAAAAAATCATAGTTGCACGCCTATTAGAAAACGAAACTAAAATCACAAAAAAAAGAAAAAGATAA
- a CDS encoding helix-turn-helix transcriptional regulator, producing the protein MKNKLKIERAILNITQSELADKIGVSRQTINAMESGKYVPSTVLALKIARLFQKPVEEIFILEESD; encoded by the coding sequence ATGAAAAACAAACTTAAAATCGAGCGGGCAATATTGAATATTACGCAATCCGAATTAGCTGATAAAATAGGTGTAAGCCGACAGACAATAAATGCTATGGAAAGTGGGAAATACGTACCGTCAACAGTTTTGGCATTGAAGATTGCCAGATTATTTCAAAAGCCTGTTGAAGAGATATTTATTCTTGAAGAATCAGATTGA
- a CDS encoding ATP-binding protein → MIKRMLLNNLVQQCFKGKVIMLLGARQVGKTTLLRTLTQTIGKPFKWFNADEADIYRAFSDADTSTQLMGLIGNDTELVIIDEAQQIQDIGKKIKLIYDNYPHIQVIATGSSALDLMDKTAEPLTGRKREFQLFPVSFQELTDTLGTLEAKRLLHTRLVFGSYPEIINNPGNEKEALLEISKSYLYKDLLMIDGIRKTAVLEKLLQALAFQVGQEVNFNELARLIGNIDTATVEKYIDLLEKAFIVFKLPALSRNLRNELKKGKKYYFYDNGIRNVLISNYNPVDLRADVGALWENYLISERKKRNAYTSHTPNTFFWRTRDQAEIDYIEETGGMLNAYEIKWKNQKVGFPKSFLQAYPEHTTQVITNENYGEFVV, encoded by the coding sequence ATGATCAAAAGAATGCTCTTAAATAACCTTGTACAGCAGTGCTTTAAGGGAAAAGTTATTATGCTTTTGGGAGCAAGACAGGTAGGTAAAACTACTCTTTTACGCACATTGACACAAACCATTGGCAAGCCGTTTAAGTGGTTTAATGCCGATGAGGCTGACATTTACAGAGCGTTTTCTGATGCTGACACCAGCACTCAGCTGATGGGATTAATAGGCAATGATACCGAACTGGTAATCATTGATGAAGCCCAGCAGATACAGGACATTGGAAAGAAAATCAAATTAATTTACGACAATTACCCTCATATTCAGGTAATTGCTACGGGCTCTTCGGCACTTGATCTGATGGACAAAACCGCCGAACCCCTTACCGGTAGAAAGCGGGAGTTTCAACTTTTCCCGGTCAGTTTTCAGGAATTAACAGATACTTTAGGAACGCTTGAGGCCAAAAGGCTTTTACATACCCGCCTGGTTTTTGGATCATATCCAGAAATAATCAACAACCCCGGAAATGAGAAGGAAGCTCTGCTCGAAATTTCGAAAAGTTACCTTTACAAAGACCTGCTGATGATTGACGGCATCAGGAAAACGGCGGTATTGGAAAAACTACTGCAAGCTTTGGCATTTCAGGTGGGGCAGGAAGTAAACTTCAACGAACTGGCAAGACTGATTGGAAATATTGATACTGCTACAGTAGAAAAATATATCGATTTACTCGAAAAAGCGTTCATAGTATTTAAGTTACCAGCCCTTAGCCGAAACCTGCGGAATGAGCTCAAAAAAGGCAAGAAATACTATTTTTATGACAATGGCATCAGAAATGTACTCATCAGCAATTACAATCCGGTAGATTTGCGGGCTGACGTGGGGGCATTGTGGGAGAATTACCTGATTTCGGAAAGGAAAAAACGGAATGCCTACACCAGTCACACCCCCAATACGTTTTTCTGGCGTACCCGCGACCAGGCCGAAATTGACTATATCGAAGAAACCGGCGGGATGCTAAATGCCTACGAAATCAAATGGAAAAACCAGAAAGTGGGCTTTCCGAAGTCTTTTTTACAGGCTTACCCTGAGCATACTACACAGGTAATTACAAATGAAAATTATGGGGAGTTTGTGGTATAG
- a CDS encoding DUF1080 domain-containing protein: MRSLIFIFLIGSFCHVTHGQKLRKIFNNKDLDGWIVPNPNYDNWSVKDKMLLVKSSDDRKGSILWTQKTYKNFIVEVEYKDVSGVVDSGIFLRGENDQIQIGISGSLKRDLTASPYIPGKRYPVEAKTEGILKVGDWNTLKVKVLGQTYTVWLNGIEVMTYTSENIPNTGPIGIQLHPGNDMSIQYRKIRLAEI, encoded by the coding sequence ATGAGAAGCTTAATTTTTATTTTTTTGATTGGTTCTTTTTGTCATGTTACACATGGACAAAAACTCAGAAAGATTTTTAATAACAAAGACCTTGATGGATGGATTGTCCCTAATCCTAATTACGATAACTGGTCGGTAAAAGACAAAATGCTTTTGGTAAAAAGCAGCGATGACCGCAAAGGAAGTATTCTTTGGACGCAAAAAACTTATAAAAACTTTATCGTTGAAGTTGAATATAAGGATGTGAGTGGGGTAGTGGATTCAGGAATTTTTTTGAGGGGAGAAAACGACCAGATACAGATTGGGATTTCGGGGTCGCTAAAAAGAGACCTTACGGCTTCACCCTATATACCGGGCAAAAGGTACCCTGTTGAGGCCAAAACCGAAGGAATATTGAAAGTTGGCGACTGGAATACTTTAAAAGTTAAAGTTTTGGGTCAAACCTATACTGTTTGGCTAAACGGAATAGAAGTGATGACCTATACCTCCGAAAATATACCCAATACAGGGCCCATCGGCATACAATTGCACCCGGGCAATGACATGAGTATTCAGTATCGTAAAATACGTTTGGCTGAAATTTAA
- a CDS encoding aquaporin family protein has protein sequence MLEPSPFLGEFMGTLVLLLFGNGVVANVLLSKTKGQNSGLIVITTAWAMAVTFGVFVAQKFGSEAAHLNPALTIAFAFQSGDWSNVLPFIAAQMLGAIFGATLTWLFYYPHWEATEDKAAKLGVFATSPAIKHTPSNFFAEFLGTFILFVGVSSIYASQGSGLSPYLVGMLVLVIGNALGGTTGYAINPARDLGPRIAHALLPIAGKGDSNWSYAWIPVVGPILGAVVGSLLF, from the coding sequence ATGCTTGAACCTTCACCATTTTTAGGCGAATTCATGGGCACGCTTGTGCTCCTTTTATTTGGTAACGGCGTAGTTGCCAACGTTTTACTTTCGAAAACCAAAGGACAAAATTCCGGATTAATAGTAATTACAACTGCATGGGCTATGGCGGTAACTTTTGGCGTTTTTGTAGCTCAAAAATTTGGCAGTGAAGCTGCTCACCTCAATCCGGCACTTACCATTGCATTTGCCTTTCAATCAGGTGATTGGAGTAATGTTTTGCCTTTTATTGCTGCACAAATGCTGGGAGCTATTTTTGGTGCCACCCTCACATGGTTGTTTTATTACCCCCATTGGGAAGCTACAGAAGATAAAGCAGCAAAATTGGGTGTCTTTGCTACTTCTCCGGCCATTAAACATACCCCTTCCAATTTCTTCGCAGAGTTTTTGGGTACATTTATTTTATTTGTAGGTGTTTCTTCTATTTATGCCTCACAAGGCTCCGGTTTATCTCCCTATTTGGTAGGCATGCTGGTGTTAGTAATTGGAAATGCCCTCGGTGGCACTACTGGTTACGCTATCAATCCTGCCCGCGATTTGGGGCCAAGAATAGCCCATGCTTTGTTACCTATTGCCGGCAAAGGCGACAGCAACTGGTCATACGCCTGGATTCCGGTTGTAGGTCCGATTTTAGGGGCTGTGGTGGGGAGTTTGTTATTTTAA
- a CDS encoding LytTR family transcriptional regulator: MKTPKILRQIKAENPIMYLQSDVNYTIFYLKNGKKLISGYTLKHFEHLEEFENLIRINRHVILNSDFVVQVSQKNKTHFLELENGQIFQLSRRQDRKVFKENFG; this comes from the coding sequence ATGAAAACGCCAAAAATATTAAGGCAAATAAAGGCCGAAAACCCAATAATGTATTTACAGTCAGATGTCAATTACACTATTTTCTATTTAAAAAATGGTAAAAAATTGATTTCGGGATATACCTTAAAGCACTTTGAGCATCTGGAAGAATTTGAAAATCTGATAAGAATAAACCGCCATGTAATACTCAACTCCGACTTTGTAGTGCAGGTTTCTCAAAAAAACAAAACGCATTTTCTCGAACTCGAAAACGGCCAGATTTTTCAACTTTCAAGACGACAGGACCGAAAGGTTTTTAAAGAAAACTTTGGATAG